A portion of the Krasilnikovia cinnamomea genome contains these proteins:
- a CDS encoding phage tail protein, which yields MALSDTTMLGMANRFTVKIDNGGYDLGSWSQVDGLDVKWDLAEYRAGDAGNQRWYFPANTHYSVVKLTRAASAESQQVRNWLDSTSFTWEPQTGVVTLRDSTGAEITSWDLKHVMPLRWSISGFEAGASRVATETLELHHMGFLKDEKTF from the coding sequence ATGGCGCTCAGCGACACCACCATGCTCGGCATGGCCAACCGGTTCACGGTGAAGATCGACAACGGGGGGTACGACCTCGGCAGCTGGTCGCAGGTGGACGGCCTGGACGTCAAGTGGGACCTGGCCGAGTACCGGGCCGGGGACGCCGGCAACCAGCGGTGGTACTTCCCCGCCAACACGCACTACTCCGTGGTGAAGCTGACCCGGGCCGCGTCCGCGGAGAGCCAGCAGGTCCGCAACTGGCTCGACTCCACGTCGTTCACGTGGGAGCCGCAGACCGGCGTGGTCACCCTGCGCGACTCCACCGGTGCGGAGATCACGTCCTGGGACCTCAAGCACGTCATGCCGCTGCGCTGGTCCATCAGCGGCTTCGAAGCGGGCGCGAGCCGGGTGGCCACCGAGACCCTGGAGCTGCACCACATGGGCTTCCTCAAGGACGAGAAGACGTTCTGA